One window of Nymphaea colorata isolate Beijing-Zhang1983 chromosome 1, ASM883128v2, whole genome shotgun sequence genomic DNA carries:
- the LOC116248473 gene encoding deoxyhypusine synthase, with product MDGVNDKSVVESVHSIVFKESESLEGKCEKIAGYDFNNGIDYGMILRSMRFTGFQASNLGDAIDIVNRMLDWRLSDEPITEDCDDEQKVLSFRESVKCKVFLGFTSNLISSGLRETIRFLAEHHLVDVFVTTAGGIEEDLIKCLGPTYRGEFSLPGAYLRSRGINRIGNLMVPNDNYCKFEDWIMPIFDQMLQEQTEKNIIWSPSKIIARLGQEINDESSYLYWAYKNGIPVYCPGLTDGSLGDMLYFHSYRNPGLVVDIVQDIRGMNGEAVHAGNRKAGMVILGAGLPKHHICNAMMMRNGADFTVYINTGQEFDGSDSGASPDEAVSWGKIRSSAKSVKVHCDATIAFPLLVAETFAKRVKKA from the exons ATGGACGGTGTAAACGACAAAAGCGTCGTCGAGTCTGTCCATAGCATCGTCTTCAAAGAATCGGAGTCCCTCGAGGGGAAGTGCGAGAAGATCGCGGGTTACGATTTCAACAATGGCATCGACTACGGAATGATCCTTCGCTCAATGAGGTTTACCGGATTTCAGGCCTCGAATCTTGGTGACGCCATAGACATTGTTAATCGAAtg ttAGATTGGCGGCTTTCTGATGAACCCATAACCGAAGACTGTGACGATGAACAAAAGGTGTTGTCGTTCAGGGAATCCGTCAAGTGCAAGGTGTTTCTTGGGTTCACTTCGAATCTTATTTCCTCAGGATTGAGAGAGACTATTCGGTTTCTTGCCGAGCATCACTTG GTTGATGTATTTGTCACCACTGCTGGTGGAATTGAGGAGGACCTTATAAAATGTCTTGGACCAACATATAGAGGCGAGTTTTCTTTACCCGGCGCTTATTTACGGTCAAGAGGAATAAACCGGATCGGTAACCTGATGGTACCTAATGATAACTATTGCAAATTTGAAGATTGGATAATGCCTATTTTTGATCAAATGCTGCAAGAACAAACAGAAAAG AATATTATTTGGAGTCCATCCAAAATCATTGCCAGACTTGGTCAAGAAATAAATGATGAGAGTTCGTACCTTTACTGGGCTTACAAG AACGGGATTCCAGTATATTGCCCCGGCTTGACTGATGGTTCTCTTGGAGACATGCTATATTTTCATTCATACAGAAACCCTGGTTTGGTCGTTGACATAGTGCAAG ATATAAGAGGCATGAATGGAGAGGCAGTCCATGCCGGCAACAGGAAAGCAGGAATGGTGATTCTTGGAGCTGGGTTGCCCAAACATCATATTTGCAATGCAATGATGATGCGGAATGGTGCAGATTTTACTGTTTATATCAACACAGGTCAGGAATTTGATGGTAGTGATTCTGGTGCTAGTCCAGATGAAGCTGTTTCATGGGGCAAAATCCGTAGTTCTGCAAAATCTGTAAAG GTGCATTGTGATGCAACCATTGCCTTTCCATTGTTGGTAGCTGAGACTTTTGCGAAGAGAGTGAAGAAAGCCTGA